Within the Vibrio tasmaniensis genome, the region TTGGGGAAAATTCTACCACACATCTTAAATTCTAAAACGATAAACCGCTGACGAGTAAAGATTTGACGACACGATGACCTTAATAACGTCTTTGGTTAGAGCTGTGTACATAGTTTTTGAAAAACCACACACCCACTGCAATCACGATCAGCCAAGGCAGCAGTTTAAACACAACGCCCATCATACCTAAGACCAGCATGACCGCTAACGCGATTCCGGTTGCCGCTAGTACCGTCATAAACGTAATACCAGTAACGAGTAAAGTTGCGACGAAAATAAGAACAAAGATTAATTCAAACATAATGGTCTCCCTAATGAGTTCATGACCTATCTTTCCTACTTTCTAACATTGCAGCTTCCATACCAAGTTAGCTACAACCATAAACTCCTTACTTATCAGGCAAATAAAAAGCCACACATCTTCATGCGTGGCTTTTCGGAAACTCACAATGGTAAATTTAGCCTCTAATGGCGAATTTAGCCTTGTTCTTTAAACCTTAAGCTTCTAACTTTTAATTCTTAGCTTTTGGCTTTTGCTTTAACCTTGAGGGTGTTTATACATTTAGCTCTTTAGGGATCTTAGCCAATGCCGTCTGAATCACCTCAATGCCCGCGCCTTTCTTATGTGCATTCTCACTGATGTAACGACGCCATTGTCTTGCACCCGGCATACTTTGGAACAAACCCAGCATGTGACGAGAGATATGACCAAGGCTTGCTCCATTCGAAAGCTGACGCTCAATGTACGGGTACATCTCTTCAACCACTTGTGAACGCTTCTTGATTGGCGTGTCTAAACCGAAGATCTGCTGATCAACTTCAGCCAAGATAAACGGGCTATGGTATGCCTCACGACCGATCATCACACCATCAAGGTGCTGCAAGTGCTCTTTAGTCTGTTCTAATGTAGTAATGCCACCATTTACCGCAATCACTAGATCAGAGAAGTCTTTCTTGATTTGGTACGCACGATCGTAATCTAGCGGTGGGATCTCACGGTTCTCTTTCGGGCTAAGGCCACTCAACCACGCTTTACGCGCATGAATAGTAAATTGCTCACAACCGCCTTTTTCAGACACCGTTGAAATAAATTTAGTCAGAAACTCGTAAGAGTCTTGGTCGTCGATACCAATACGCGTTTTTACCGTAATTGGAATATCTGTGACTCCTTTCATCGCAGAAACACAATCTGCCACCAGCTCAGGCTCAGCCATTAGGCAAGCACCAAAGCGCCCATTCTGAACTCGGTCTGAAGGGCAACCTACATTGAGGTTCACTTCATCATAGCCACGCTCACCAGCAAGCTTGGCACAAGCCGCCAAATCAACCGGGTTTGAACCACCAAGTTGAAGTGCTAATGGGTGTTCTTGCTCGTTATACTCTAGAAAGTCGCCCTTACCATGTAAGATCGCACCAGTTGTGACCATTTCCGTGTACAGAAGCGTCTGCTGAGATAGCAAACGGTGAAAGTAACGACAGTGGCGGTCAGTCCAATCCAACATGGGTGCAACGGATAAGCGGTTAGCCGCGTATTTACTGGTATTGTCAGGTTTCATAAAGCGTTACTCAAAATCTATACACTGCATTTATATACAGAAACTCGCTAGTTCAGCCGTAAGCTCACCCACTCACTACGCCTATAGTACGTATTGGTGGAGTGAAACGAAGGCATCTAGCATTAAAAAGAACACTCAAAAGCGGTGAATCACGCTTCACAGTGGACATTGTAGTCAAAAATAATTGGGCGATTATACACAGGGAATCGAAAACATTCAGGAACAAAGACCAACTTATTTCCCCGTACAACTCGCACAGTGTTAGTGCAGGCTTTCAGCGAGTGAGAAACGAGTTGGGTATTGAGGATTTGAGGTACCACGACCTACGAAGAGAGGGAGCAAGTCAGTTGTTTGAAAAGGGCTACTCCATTGAAGAAGTAGCCCAAGTGACTGGCCATCGTAATTTGAATATTTTATGGCAGGTTTATGCTCAACTATTTCCGCATTATTTACATGAAAAAGCACAACCTTAAATATATTTTCTTTATATGCATTAGGACATTATTAGATATACAAGTTTTGTTGTAGTTATGGTGGGATCTGGAAGGCTAATTTCAACATTTACGGGCGATAAGTTTTTAGGCCCTGTCGCACAACAATACACTTTCACGCTAGTTAACCATAAAAAATCAATAAAACTTAACAACTTAAATGCAATACCAGCTAAATAATAAGGTTATGGGTTTTGAACAAAGATCAAGGGATTTTTTTTTATGGATGCGCAAAAGTAAAGCATCATTAAAACACAGTTTTTATACAATCAAGCCGCTCGTATCACCGTCAGTAAGTAGTCACTTACAGTTTTTTTTCAATCAAACACTTATCCACAGACCACCCCATTTCTTTACCTTGAAAATAGTGGCTTGCAGCTCTATCTTGTAAACCTTGAAAGAAAAAACACAGGATATTGTGTTTTTTATTCACCGTTTAGAGAGGAGAGTTGTACAGGGAATCTGATTTATTTTAACCAGAAACGAAGAACCCCACCAAAAGGCAGGGTTCGAATTCGAAGCCAAGTCTAGAGTAACGCCAATTACTCAAAAAGTGACTACTAGATATCTAAGTCTCAATATCTGACAACGAGACTATAGAACGTGGATACAGGCTTGGCAATCAAATTAACACAACCATATAGGTGTGATTATGTTGCCCAAAAGCGTCCAAGCTTTGCTACGTAAGGTCTTCAACACTGGCTTTACTATTTTCAAATTAAGACCTAATTTTTTTGTCAAAGGTCTGATTTACTTTGTCAATACAGTCGCAGACTTGATTAAAGAATAACTTAAAGAGACAGTCGCAAGGCTGTCTCTTTTACCCATTACAATTTTCAAGCCTTGTAATTCGCTCGTCCATTTTCTCCATCATCAAGCGCAACCACTTAACATCAGTTTTGAATGTGATCCCCATACCAACCCCACTAGATAAGGCACTGACCACTGTGATAATTAGTGTTTGATACTCTGCCATTACTTGAACTCATTGCGTAGGGTTTCCCATAGGCCAAATACTATTGGAGCACTTGCGCCAATAATGCCACCGAATTGAACACCATCTGCCGATACGCTAGCTGTGATAAGTTCAGGGTGACCA harbors:
- the dusA gene encoding tRNA dihydrouridine(20/20a) synthase DusA, with the translated sequence MKPDNTSKYAANRLSVAPMLDWTDRHCRYFHRLLSQQTLLYTEMVTTGAILHGKGDFLEYNEQEHPLALQLGGSNPVDLAACAKLAGERGYDEVNLNVGCPSDRVQNGRFGACLMAEPELVADCVSAMKGVTDIPITVKTRIGIDDQDSYEFLTKFISTVSEKGGCEQFTIHARKAWLSGLSPKENREIPPLDYDRAYQIKKDFSDLVIAVNGGITTLEQTKEHLQHLDGVMIGREAYHSPFILAEVDQQIFGLDTPIKKRSQVVEEMYPYIERQLSNGASLGHISRHMLGLFQSMPGARQWRRYISENAHKKGAGIEVIQTALAKIPKELNV
- the pspG gene encoding envelope stress response protein PspG, with the translated sequence MFELIFVLIFVATLLVTGITFMTVLAATGIALAVMLVLGMMGVVFKLLPWLIVIAVGVWFFKNYVHSSNQRRY
- a CDS encoding tyrosine-type recombinase/integrase: MDIVVKNNWAIIHRESKTFRNKDQLISPYNSHSVSAGFQRVRNELGIEDLRYHDLRREGASQLFEKGYSIEEVAQVTGHRNLNILWQVYAQLFPHYLHEKAQP